In Pedobacter sp. W3I1, one DNA window encodes the following:
- a CDS encoding helix-turn-helix domain-containing protein encodes MSLSTETTQLERAIIYIRDLSNCPPSYLNDPGRKEFFEIVWLKNEEPLHALQQSEFDSKGDWIYLIPPYRVHQLNKAGKNGVLISFKRSVLEGEEKEFLLDLFKIFNVQGEFSCLRLNQETAIELSNIYKLIENEYQKAGNTFIITKALLKVFLLKLIQVKEHEFTSHDVHQKRVYEFLMLLESNYQQVRNTDFYAGKIGISSKRLNQILKEKLNKTGMQIIHDRIILEAKRKIIHSEQTIKEIAYELGFSDRPYFSRFFKKQTQQTPEEFQKEARKHIESKFNTLV; translated from the coding sequence ATGAGTTTATCAACAGAAACAACGCAACTGGAAAGGGCCATAATCTACATCCGCGATTTAAGCAACTGCCCTCCCAGCTACCTAAATGATCCCGGTAGAAAAGAATTCTTTGAAATTGTATGGCTTAAAAATGAGGAGCCTTTACATGCCCTGCAGCAATCAGAATTTGACAGCAAGGGTGATTGGATTTACCTGATTCCGCCTTATCGTGTGCACCAGCTAAATAAAGCAGGCAAAAATGGAGTATTAATCTCTTTCAAAAGATCGGTGCTGGAAGGGGAAGAAAAAGAATTCCTGCTTGATCTGTTTAAGATTTTTAATGTGCAGGGTGAATTTTCCTGTTTAAGGCTGAATCAGGAAACAGCAATAGAACTGAGTAATATTTATAAATTAATTGAGAACGAATACCAGAAGGCAGGCAATACTTTTATCATTACCAAAGCACTTTTAAAGGTATTTCTTTTAAAACTGATCCAGGTTAAAGAACATGAATTTACCAGTCATGATGTTCATCAGAAAAGGGTTTACGAATTTCTGATGTTACTCGAAAGCAATTATCAGCAGGTTAGAAATACCGATTTTTATGCAGGTAAGATTGGCATTAGCTCTAAAAGACTCAACCAGATTTTAAAAGAAAAGCTGAACAAAACCGGCATGCAGATTATCCACGACCGTATTATACTGGAAGCCAAACGAAAAATTATCCACAGTGAACAAACCATCAAAGAAATTGCCTATGAGCTGGGCTTTTCAGACCGCCCCTACTTCAGTCGTTTTTTCAAGAAACAAACACAGCAAACGCCTGAAGAGTTTCAAAAAGAAGCAAGAAAGCACATCGAATCAAAATTTAACACATTGGTTTAA
- a CDS encoding plasmid maintenance system antidote protein yields the protein MFEKLSILKGLHPGFFLEHELKKKKLSKRRFAISLSEYPQTIGAITKGKRDMNTSLSLRIERALGLEEGFLMTLQAFYDIKKEKEKRKLTPNLSVFSSALFWDTKIENIDWDLHKKFIVHRIFEYGNEKEKQEILNFYGKDVVENLLMKSLNIRPTTINGTSII from the coding sequence ATGTTCGAAAAGCTATCAATATTGAAAGGACTTCATCCCGGCTTTTTTCTGGAGCATGAGCTAAAGAAAAAAAAGCTTTCTAAAAGGCGTTTTGCCATTTCTCTGTCGGAGTATCCCCAAACCATTGGGGCCATTACTAAAGGAAAAAGGGATATGAACACTAGCCTTTCGTTGCGGATTGAAAGGGCTTTGGGCTTAGAGGAAGGCTTTCTGATGACACTTCAGGCATTTTATGATATTAAGAAAGAAAAGGAAAAACGAAAGCTAACCCCTAATCTTTCTGTTTTTAGTTCGGCGTTGTTCTGGGATACCAAAATTGAAAATATCGACTGGGATCTTCATAAAAAATTTATTGTACACCGTATTTTCGAATATGGAAACGAGAAAGAAAAACAAGAGATTTTGAATTTTTATGGAAAGGATGTGGTAGAAAATCTGCTTATGAAATCCTTAAATATACGTCCAACCACCATCAATGGAACTAGTATAATTTAA
- a CDS encoding ABC transporter permease, producing MPHNLPKQSIKFSWLFKMAWRDSRKNRARLLLFISSIVLGIAALVAVYSFKDNLQKDIDAQAKELTGADLVLDSRKGVSKAMQKMLDTLGDERSQEKTFASMIYFQKGGGSRLVQMKALEGNYPYYGTIETIPLAAAKHFQSGRNALVDQTLMLQFNAKVGDSVKIGDLNFNILGTLTKAPGQTGIGASIAPTVYIPLQTLDKTNLIKTGSRINNKFYFRYNDPSKIDEWVKKQESKLEKEGFDADTVESRKEQTGRSFKDVNRFLALSGFIALLLGCVGVGSAIHVYIQEKLSAIATLRCLGLKSRHAFLIYLIQVFFIGLIAAVLGAALGTGIQFLLPLVLKDFLPIEITMQVSWPAVGQGILLGLIISILFALPSLLSVRRISPLNAIRISFEKATGKRDPLTWLVYLLMAGFITAFTHLQMKTWIQTLAFTASIAIAFVLLIILSKLLMFLVRKLLPNSASYLWRQGFANLYRPNNQTLMLTVSIGLSTAFICTLFFVQGILMSRVTLSSGANQPNMVMFDIQNTQKEGLDSLTKAFKLPLMNQVPVITMRIEEINGKKASADTNNRRAYRNEIRATYQDTLTAAEKITSGKWIGKIKPNETVYISLDQRYAQSINVGLNDKILFNVQGMMIPTVVGSLREVNWSRMQTNFRVVFPAGVLEEAPQFHVLMTRVQSGEVSARFQGEVVQKFPNVSVIDLDLVLKLLDELLSKIGFVIQFMAGFSMVTGWIVLISSVLTSKNQRIKESILLRTMGASRKQILAINAIEYFFLGAFAAAVGLILAISGSWALAKFTFDAIFVPPFIPTLLLFSSIILLVVITGVLSTRSILNQPPLKILRTES from the coding sequence ATGCCTCATAATCTCCCAAAACAATCTATTAAGTTTTCGTGGCTGTTTAAAATGGCCTGGCGCGATAGCAGGAAAAACCGTGCACGTTTATTGCTCTTTATCTCATCTATTGTTTTGGGCATTGCAGCCCTTGTTGCAGTTTATTCGTTTAAAGATAACCTGCAAAAGGATATCGATGCGCAGGCAAAAGAACTTACCGGAGCAGACCTGGTTTTAGATAGCAGGAAGGGTGTGAGCAAAGCCATGCAAAAAATGCTCGATACACTTGGCGATGAGCGATCGCAGGAGAAAACCTTTGCTTCGATGATCTATTTTCAGAAAGGTGGAGGCAGCCGTTTGGTACAAATGAAAGCCCTTGAGGGGAATTACCCTTATTATGGCACAATAGAAACCATTCCACTGGCCGCTGCAAAGCATTTTCAATCTGGAAGAAACGCATTGGTAGATCAAACACTCATGCTACAGTTTAATGCAAAAGTTGGCGATTCGGTAAAAATCGGCGATCTCAATTTTAATATCCTGGGCACTTTAACCAAAGCTCCGGGCCAAACTGGTATTGGTGCAAGCATAGCGCCTACCGTTTATATTCCATTACAAACACTCGATAAAACCAATCTGATTAAAACCGGAAGCCGGATCAACAATAAATTTTATTTCAGGTACAATGATCCGTCTAAAATAGATGAATGGGTAAAAAAGCAGGAAAGCAAATTAGAAAAAGAAGGCTTTGATGCCGATACGGTTGAATCAAGGAAAGAGCAGACCGGAAGATCGTTTAAAGATGTAAACCGTTTTCTGGCTTTATCAGGTTTTATCGCTTTATTGCTGGGTTGCGTTGGTGTAGGTAGTGCCATCCATGTGTACATCCAGGAAAAATTAAGCGCTATTGCTACCCTCAGGTGTTTAGGACTAAAATCACGTCATGCTTTTTTAATTTACCTCATTCAGGTTTTTTTCATTGGCTTAATTGCCGCTGTTTTAGGAGCAGCTTTAGGCACAGGCATACAATTTTTACTTCCACTGGTGTTAAAAGATTTTTTACCGATCGAGATCACCATGCAGGTTTCGTGGCCTGCAGTTGGCCAGGGTATTTTATTGGGGTTGATCATTTCGATCCTTTTTGCCCTTCCCTCACTCCTATCCGTTAGGAGAATTTCGCCGTTAAATGCTATCCGCATATCTTTCGAGAAAGCAACTGGCAAAAGAGATCCGCTAACCTGGCTGGTATATCTGCTTATGGCCGGCTTTATTACGGCTTTTACGCACTTGCAGATGAAAACATGGATACAAACGCTGGCTTTCACGGCAAGTATTGCCATCGCTTTTGTGCTGTTGATTATACTGTCTAAATTATTGATGTTCCTGGTGAGAAAACTCTTGCCCAATTCAGCCTCTTATTTATGGCGACAGGGCTTTGCTAACCTCTACCGTCCGAATAACCAAACCTTAATGCTTACCGTTTCTATAGGTTTATCAACTGCATTTATCTGTACCCTGTTTTTTGTTCAGGGGATCTTAATGAGTCGCGTTACACTTTCATCTGGCGCCAACCAGCCCAATATGGTGATGTTCGATATCCAGAATACGCAAAAAGAAGGACTGGACAGTTTAACCAAAGCTTTCAAATTGCCACTAATGAATCAGGTGCCTGTTATTACCATGCGCATTGAAGAAATTAACGGGAAGAAAGCGAGTGCGGATACCAATAACAGAAGGGCTTATCGCAACGAAATCAGGGCTACTTATCAGGATACTTTAACCGCAGCAGAGAAAATTACATCGGGTAAATGGATCGGAAAAATTAAACCCAATGAAACGGTTTATATTTCACTGGATCAGCGTTATGCCCAATCCATTAATGTTGGTTTGAACGATAAAATCCTTTTCAATGTACAAGGCATGATGATCCCTACGGTTGTTGGAAGTTTAAGGGAAGTAAATTGGAGCAGGATGCAGACCAATTTCAGGGTCGTTTTTCCAGCCGGCGTATTAGAAGAAGCACCACAATTTCATGTATTGATGACCAGGGTACAATCGGGCGAAGTTTCAGCCCGTTTCCAGGGAGAAGTGGTGCAAAAATTCCCGAATGTTTCAGTCATCGATTTAGATTTAGTATTAAAACTCTTGGATGAGTTGTTAAGCAAGATCGGTTTTGTGATTCAGTTTATGGCTGGCTTTAGCATGGTTACCGGATGGATTGTTTTAATATCTTCAGTATTAACCAGTAAAAACCAGCGGATAAAAGAAAGTATTTTATTACGGACCATGGGTGCAAGCAGAAAACAGATTTTAGCTATAAATGCGATTGAATATTTCTTTTTAGGTGCTTTTGCCGCAGCCGTCGGATTAATTTTAGCCATCAGTGGAAGCTGGGCATTAGCTAAATTCACATTCGATGCAATCTTTGTGCCTCCATTTATACCAACCTTATTGTTATTTAGCTCAATAATTCTGCTCGTTGTAATTACGGGTGTATTAAGTACAAGAAGCATCCTGAACCAACCACCGTTAAAGATATTAAGGACGGAGAGTTAG
- the hxlA gene encoding 3-hexulose-6-phosphate synthase → MAKLQVAIDLLTTEEALALAAKVAPYVDIIELGTPLIKNMGSTVITAMKAAHPDKLVFADLKTADAGELEADIAFKAGADLVTVMGAAGNATIIGAVKAAKAHGKGVVVDTIGYPDRVKRAQEVTALGVEFVELHAGLDEQWTAGYSIQVLIDEAARAGVPVSIAGGVNINNVAAVIKAGAIVAVAGAAIYGAEDPAAAAKALREAIDAA, encoded by the coding sequence ATGGCAAAATTACAAGTAGCAATAGATTTATTAACGACAGAGGAAGCATTGGCATTAGCAGCAAAAGTTGCGCCTTATGTGGATATTATAGAATTAGGAACTCCATTGATTAAAAATATGGGTTCAACAGTGATTACGGCAATGAAAGCAGCACATCCGGATAAACTAGTTTTTGCAGATTTAAAAACTGCTGATGCGGGTGAACTGGAAGCTGATATCGCTTTTAAAGCAGGAGCTGATTTAGTGACGGTAATGGGCGCTGCAGGAAATGCAACAATTATTGGTGCGGTTAAGGCAGCAAAGGCACATGGTAAAGGAGTGGTTGTAGATACTATTGGTTATCCTGACCGTGTTAAAAGAGCTCAGGAAGTGACTGCTTTGGGTGTTGAGTTTGTAGAACTGCATGCCGGTTTAGATGAACAGTGGACTGCAGGTTATTCTATCCAGGTTTTAATTGACGAGGCCGCAAGGGCAGGTGTTCCGGTTTCGATCGCAGGTGGGGTAAATATCAATAACGTTGCTGCTGTGATCAAGGCAGGTGCAATAGTGGCTGTTGCGGGTGCTGCCATTTATGGTGCCGAAGATCCGGCTGCTGCTGCAAAAGCGCTCCGCGAAGCGATTGATGCTGCGTAG
- a CDS encoding gluconate:H+ symporter, with amino-acid sequence MSLLILLFGILLLFVLILKKINPMIALIAVAIITGLLLGMPATKVMSSISNGVGSTLGSMVMVLALGAMMGKLIEDSGSAKKIVFILIGAFGKKNIQWAVLLTGLLVGIPLFYNAGFVVLIPLVFAISATTGLSKLYIGIPMATALSVTHGFLPPHPGPVALAGIFHADIGKTLIYGLTLSIPIAIIAGIYFPRLILKRDQSVTVHNFSINEEENLPSTSRSFITALLPVFLIIAGTIGSSFKIDYIGKPLFIFLADPTAALLISVIIALAVQKTSIIKAMESCAEGVKSIAMIILIIAAGGAFKQILIDSGVGETVKQLTGGLNLSPLLLAWLITASLRVTLGSATVAALTASGMVLPLIGPGTPPELMVLSVGAGSLMFSHVNDTGFWMFKEYFNLSLKETFSTWTMMESLVSVLGLVGVLVLNQFV; translated from the coding sequence ATGTCATTACTTATCCTGCTTTTCGGTATCCTCTTGCTTTTCGTACTGATCTTGAAAAAGATCAACCCAATGATTGCCTTAATTGCCGTGGCGATTATTACAGGCCTTTTACTAGGCATGCCTGCCACAAAGGTAATGAGTTCCATTAGCAATGGAGTAGGCAGCACCCTGGGAAGCATGGTAATGGTTTTGGCGCTCGGCGCGATGATGGGTAAACTGATTGAAGATAGCGGATCGGCAAAAAAAATCGTTTTCATTTTGATCGGGGCTTTTGGCAAAAAGAACATCCAATGGGCAGTGCTGTTAACCGGTTTATTAGTGGGGATTCCTTTGTTTTATAATGCTGGTTTCGTGGTGTTAATTCCTTTGGTTTTTGCCATTTCAGCCACAACAGGATTATCAAAATTGTACATTGGCATCCCGATGGCTACAGCCCTTTCGGTAACACATGGTTTTTTACCGCCTCACCCGGGCCCTGTTGCACTAGCAGGTATTTTCCATGCCGATATTGGTAAAACATTAATTTATGGTTTAACATTAAGCATACCTATCGCTATTATTGCCGGAATCTATTTCCCACGATTGATTCTCAAACGCGATCAATCCGTAACTGTTCACAATTTCAGCATTAACGAAGAAGAAAACCTTCCTTCGACTTCAAGGAGTTTTATTACCGCATTGTTGCCGGTGTTTTTAATCATCGCCGGAACCATAGGAAGCAGTTTCAAAATAGATTATATCGGTAAACCGCTGTTTATATTTTTAGCCGATCCTACCGCAGCGCTATTAATTTCGGTTATTATTGCTTTAGCAGTTCAAAAAACCTCCATTATAAAAGCAATGGAATCGTGTGCTGAAGGGGTTAAAAGCATTGCTATGATTATCCTCATTATTGCAGCAGGTGGTGCCTTTAAACAGATTTTGATCGACAGTGGCGTGGGTGAAACCGTAAAACAACTTACCGGCGGCCTAAATTTATCGCCATTATTACTCGCCTGGTTAATTACTGCATCACTTAGGGTAACCCTGGGTTCAGCAACAGTGGCCGCACTCACCGCTTCGGGTATGGTACTCCCTTTAATTGGTCCCGGAACACCTCCAGAGTTAATGGTATTATCAGTTGGCGCAGGGAGTTTGATGTTTTCTCACGTAAACGATACCGGTTTCTGGATGTTTAAAGAGTACTTTAATCTAAGCCTGAAAGAAACTTTTAGCACCTGGACCATGATGGAAAGCCTGGTTTCCGTTTTAGGGCTTGTTGGGGTATTGGTGTTGAATCAGTTTGTGTGA
- a CDS encoding ABC transporter ATP-binding protein has translation MESILNIRNVSKIYQSAGRELTVLDNINFSITAGSTVAITGPSGSGKTTLLGLCAGLDRASSGTVELNGIALEKLNEDERAAVRNQYVGFIFQNFQLLPTLTALENVMVPLELRGAKNIRTHALELLDKVGLADRSHHYPVQLSGGEQQRVSLARAFSNQPAILFADEPTGNLDAETSEKVIKLLFDLNKDAGTTLIIVTHDLELAARTARSIKIKGGVIISDENPAYAS, from the coding sequence TTGGAAAGCATATTGAACATCCGAAATGTAAGCAAAATTTACCAAAGTGCCGGACGGGAACTCACCGTTTTGGATAACATTAATTTTTCGATAACGGCTGGCTCAACGGTAGCCATAACAGGTCCTTCGGGAAGCGGAAAAACAACCTTACTCGGTTTATGTGCCGGATTGGACAGGGCCAGTAGCGGAACCGTTGAGCTGAATGGTATTGCCTTAGAGAAATTAAATGAAGATGAAAGGGCAGCGGTTAGAAATCAATATGTAGGTTTCATTTTTCAGAACTTCCAATTGTTGCCCACTTTAACTGCACTCGAAAATGTAATGGTACCCTTAGAATTGAGAGGCGCAAAAAACATCCGCACGCATGCATTGGAACTGTTGGATAAAGTGGGCCTGGCCGATCGTTCGCATCACTATCCTGTACAATTATCAGGTGGCGAGCAACAACGCGTTTCGCTGGCAAGGGCATTTTCAAATCAACCTGCTATTCTCTTTGCAGATGAACCTACCGGAAACCTTGATGCAGAAACCAGTGAAAAAGTAATCAAATTGCTTTTTGATTTAAATAAAGATGCGGGAACCACATTGATTATCGTAACACATGATCTTGAACTGGCTGCCAGAACGGCAAGGAGCATTAAAATTAAAGGTGGTGTAATCATTTCAGACGAAAACCCTGCATATGCCTCATAA
- the hxlB gene encoding 6-phospho-3-hexuloisomerase — MELKESAEMVNNEALTDELDNQQLAWDLQINLDRIIEENTQLAKKVQLDQLIPFIYQIQQARRIFIVAAGRSGFTMQSAAMRLMHLGLTVYYVGDTTSPAIGVDDLLIAASGSGSTGAVVKAVEKSVSVGANVVGITTNAESPLAKLCNHLVLVPAAEKEDHSKKVSAQYAGSLFEQFLLLLNDAVFQSLWKLSGQPAEELWKRHANLE; from the coding sequence ATGGAATTAAAAGAATCAGCAGAAATGGTCAATAATGAAGCCTTAACAGATGAGTTGGATAACCAGCAATTGGCCTGGGATCTGCAAATAAACCTGGACAGGATTATCGAGGAGAACACGCAACTGGCCAAAAAAGTACAGCTTGATCAGCTTATTCCTTTCATCTACCAGATCCAGCAGGCCAGGCGGATTTTTATTGTTGCAGCTGGCCGTTCAGGTTTTACCATGCAATCGGCCGCTATGCGTTTGATGCACCTTGGGCTAACCGTATATTATGTTGGCGATACAACCAGTCCGGCTATCGGGGTGGATGATTTATTGATTGCCGCATCCGGTTCGGGAAGTACTGGTGCCGTTGTTAAAGCAGTGGAAAAATCGGTCAGTGTAGGGGCCAACGTAGTCGGCATTACCACCAATGCCGAATCGCCTTTGGCAAAATTGTGCAATCACCTGGTATTGGTTCCGGCAGCAGAAAAAGAAGATCATAGTAAAAAAGTATCTGCCCAATATGCCGGAAGCCTTTTTGAACAATTCCTGCTCTTGCTTAACGATGCCGTTTTTCAATCACTTTGGAAACTGAGCGGCCAGCCTGCAGAAGAACTGTGGAAAAGACATGCAAATCTAGAATAA
- a CDS encoding arylesterase, which translates to MLRKRLMGLFVLSLVLLSCGNRESKSNTDKTLDSADQKTAIAATKQKNILFFGTSLTAGYGLDPTEAYPALIQNRIDSLQMPYKVINGGLSGETSAGGKGRIDWLLKQRVDIFVLELGANDGLRGLPVSQTIKNLQAIIDRVKAKYPDAKMVLAGMQVPPNMGAKYAADFKNMFPDLAKKNQMALIPFLLDKVGGVPELNQADGIHPTAEGDKILAENVWVVLKDLL; encoded by the coding sequence ATGTTACGAAAACGATTAATGGGGCTATTTGTTTTGAGCCTTGTACTGCTAAGCTGCGGAAACCGGGAAAGTAAAAGCAATACGGATAAAACTTTAGATTCGGCTGACCAAAAAACGGCAATTGCAGCTACTAAGCAGAAGAATATCCTCTTTTTTGGCACCAGTTTAACAGCAGGTTATGGGCTCGATCCAACGGAAGCTTATCCGGCATTGATCCAAAATCGGATCGATTCTTTACAAATGCCTTACAAAGTAATTAACGGTGGTTTAAGTGGCGAAACTTCTGCTGGTGGAAAAGGGCGGATTGATTGGTTACTTAAACAACGTGTGGATATTTTTGTGCTCGAACTTGGCGCCAATGATGGTTTACGTGGTTTACCTGTATCGCAAACGATTAAAAACCTTCAGGCGATTATTGATCGTGTAAAGGCTAAATACCCGGATGCTAAAATGGTGTTGGCCGGTATGCAGGTTCCGCCAAATATGGGTGCGAAGTATGCAGCAGACTTTAAAAATATGTTTCCTGATTTGGCGAAGAAAAATCAGATGGCGCTGATTCCGTTTTTATTGGATAAGGTTGGTGGTGTTCCTGAATTAAATCAGGCCGATGGCATACATCCAACTGCCGAGGGAGATAAGATCCTTGCCGAAAATGTGTGGGTGGTATTGAAGGATTTGTTATAG
- a CDS encoding nucleotidyl transferase AbiEii/AbiGii toxin family protein translates to MVYWNTVNNELKDCLLLLMNETLFERFRLVGGTALSLQLGNRISIDIDLFTDVPYGSIDFKEIDTFLINHFNYVFGVNDLPVAMGKSYRVGKDANATVKLDFYYTDEFIFEPFTVDGVRMATTEEILAMKVDVIQRGGRKKDFWDLHELLESFSFQEMLAFHQQRYPYNHDPLLITRNMNNFDSADQDPDPVCLKGKHWELIKFDLIMFLEDSGK, encoded by the coding sequence ATGGTTTATTGGAATACTGTAAACAACGAATTGAAAGATTGCTTGTTACTTTTAATGAATGAAACCTTATTTGAACGGTTTAGATTGGTTGGTGGCACAGCATTGAGTTTGCAATTGGGTAATCGAATCTCTATCGACATTGATTTGTTTACAGATGTACCCTATGGTTCAATAGATTTCAAAGAAATAGATACTTTTCTAATTAATCATTTCAACTATGTTTTTGGCGTAAATGATCTGCCTGTGGCGATGGGAAAATCTTATAGAGTAGGAAAGGATGCAAACGCTACAGTTAAACTTGACTTTTACTACACTGATGAGTTTATATTTGAGCCGTTTACGGTTGATGGTGTTCGCATGGCAACTACCGAAGAAATTTTGGCCATGAAAGTGGATGTAATTCAGCGAGGCGGTAGGAAGAAAGACTTTTGGGATCTGCATGAGTTGTTGGAATCATTCTCATTTCAAGAAATGTTAGCATTTCATCAACAGCGTTATCCATATAACCATGATCCTTTACTTATCACCAGAAATATGAACAATTTCGATTCTGCCGATCAGGATCCTGATCCAGTCTGTTTGAAGGGGAAACATTGGGAACTCATTAAGTTTGATCTGATTATGTTTTTAGAGGATTCTGGTAAGTAA